Below is a window of Chitinophagaceae bacterium DNA.
TACATTTTTATGGTAATAATTATAAAAAAATTTATTCAAGCAATAATAGTAAGATACAAAAAAAAACACAAAGGTTGCGTCACGAATTATAAATTATAAATTATTTTTAACTACAAAAACCGTAGGGGAAAACCCATGTGTCGCATTTTTGTAAATTCGAAACTATATCTTTTTTGATAACCATATAGAAACATTGGATATAAAATATTCTACAAAAGACACAAAACCCGCAAAGAATCAAGGGTTATGAGTTTATGAGATATTTCGATGTGCGTATTATCTACATCGTTTAAAAATGAGATTGCTTTTGGTATTTCCAATTAATATAGTCCGCTATTTTAGGGTTAAGATAAGGATTTCATTGCATCTGAAACCAAGTGAGAAGACCCTACATAGAAAGGGGAGCGTTGGTGAATGGAATGAGGAATAATTTCTAATATAGAATTTTTTCCGTCAGTGGCTATACCGCCTGCTTTTTGAGCAATATATGCTATAGGATTACATTCATACATAAGACGTAGCTTTCCGTTGGGATTTTTGATGGTTTCAGGGTATATATATATGCCTCCTTTGATGAGATTACGATGAAAATCCGCAACCAAAGAACCTATATATCGTGCTGTCATCTTTTTCTTTTTACAAGATTCTAAATAGTCCAAAGTAGATTTTGAAAATTCAAAAGCATTTCCCTCATTAATGGAGTATATATTGCCTTCGGGCTTTATTTGTATATTGGGGTGAGATAAAAAATATTCCCCTAAAGAAGGTTCGTAAGTAAACCCATTCACCCCATACTGAGTGGCAAATACTAATACCGTAGAAGAACCATAGAGTATATACCCTGCAACTACTTGCTCTGTTCCCGGTTGAAGAACATCTGTTCTATCGGGAATACTTCCAATCATCGTTTTTCTTTTGTAGATAGAAAAAATTGTGCCTACGGATACATTTACATCAATATT
It encodes the following:
- the fbp gene encoding class 1 fructose-bisphosphatase gives rise to the protein MLNEYKIAAPVGTALDRFIAKNQTQFQYATGELSQLLRDIALAGKIINREINRAGLAGIEGSFGDEPNVQGEIQQKLDVIAEIRFIRALTRGGQTCAIISEEEEDIIYTGNNDAKYIVAIDPLDGSSNIDVNVSVGTIFSIYKRKTMIGSIPDRTDVLQPGTEQVVAGYILYGSSTVLVFATQYGVNGFTYEPSLGEYFLSHPNIQIKPEGNIYSINEGNAFEFSKSTLDYLESCKKKKMTARYIGSLVADFHRNLIKGGIYIYPETIKNPNGKLRLMYECNPIAYIAQKAGGIATDGKNSILEIIPHSIHQRSPFYVGSSHLVSDAMKSLS